The Prinia subflava isolate CZ2003 ecotype Zambia chromosome 13, Cam_Psub_1.2, whole genome shotgun sequence genome contains a region encoding:
- the LOC134557410 gene encoding collagen alpha-1(I) chain-like, translating into MGLGGPGTHGGTGWCGQASACEPRAGDPRAPPGRAATALVRDVTAPSSRLQSGVGLAEQAGGAGAAGEPGVRRMPVPGHVRVPGHVPVPGHAQLSPLPVPAVAAPWFPLCSLSAPPARKPGQGRGKRSKPRLGERGRAGERARRCCGHPQAGRPGVLVLRAKQPVLRQQTDGLRPCRSDRGCGAGGHHCWVPLCRRSGDIPSLKLGARQPPDLLPPREQN; encoded by the coding sequence atggggctggggggtccCGGAACGCATGGAGGGACGGGGTGGTGCGGGCAGGCATCAGCGTGTGAGCCGCGGGCAGGGGACCCGAgagccccgccgggccgggcggccaCAGCACTGGTTAGGGATGTCACGGCTCCCAGCAGCCGGCTCCAGTCCGGCGTGGGGCTTGCGGAACAGGCGGGAGGCGCAGGGGCTGCCGGAGAGCCGGGTGTGCGCAGAATGCCGGTACCGGGCCATGTGCGGGTACCGGGCCATGTGCCGGTACCGGGCCATGCGCAGCTGTCCCCGCTTCCTGTGCCTGCGGTGGCAGCGCCGTGGTTTCCTTTGTGCTCGCTCTCGGCTCCCCCGGCACGGAAGCCTGGGCAGGGCCGTGGCAAGCGGAGCAAACCCCGGCTCGGGGAACGCGGCAGAGCGGGGGAGCGGGCACGGCGCTGCTGCGGGCATCCGCAGGCGGGCCGGCCCGGGGTGTTGGTGCTCCGTGCAAAGCAGCCGGTGCTAAGGCAGCAGACGGATGGACTGCGGCCCTGCCGCTCCGACAGGGGCTGCGGAGCCGGGGGACACCATTGTTGGGTCCCACTCTGCAGGCGCAGCGGTGACATCCCCTCCCTAAAGCTCGGGGCGCGCCAGCCACCCGACCTCCTCCCCCCGAGGGAGCAAAATTAG